One genomic segment of Candidatus Berkiella aquae includes these proteins:
- a CDS encoding cytochrome P450: MLTGPKQLLSSMIQTVLNPLRKIGTGLTYYMGDSGKIIRDGEKFMFTELADRAVASQQGHSSTYLGLPFLSLYHFHIFTGENFVKEAVSYGEYSEKFPGKFDAKARSLFDPVKEFLGDPAIVNMNGKEVKAERFGIKNNLSQARAVSAAANVFDRMLSNWAEEKSLNHIICYACTQIIAKAWYNLDEVPEELIPLLKTAEYYVFNRDKVSDQDFENLRQQIKDLNDRVISEQEENIRKGESYLTYLQEARGKKRLADLNALAGLVVEGNITTVVTGALLQIATNQELQNRLREEIKSINFDIGSPEGYQKLKELPLLHQVYLETLRYYSPSPPMARYASKAGTINGVHIPARSYLFIPLRRVMHDPKQWSHPEIFDPSRHEAGSRRLNEFPLTPFSTGPRVCPASFGFAEAMFKIAIAKIIMNNELTLTSHADIETIPVETKEPRFKQTYFVKLNNLAQKAESQAEVDLTPTQVLRMRGATSYSPNTSSSSTLENNTKIGPTQQQKQAYRV; the protein is encoded by the coding sequence ATGCTCACAGGACCCAAGCAGTTATTATCATCAATGATACAAACGGTTTTAAATCCGTTACGCAAAATTGGCACAGGATTAACTTACTATATGGGTGATTCTGGTAAAATCATACGTGACGGGGAAAAATTCATGTTCACTGAGTTGGCCGATCGTGCTGTAGCAAGTCAACAAGGACATTCTTCAACTTATTTAGGGCTACCATTTTTATCTCTTTACCATTTTCATATTTTTACGGGTGAAAATTTTGTAAAAGAAGCAGTCTCTTATGGGGAATATAGCGAAAAATTTCCAGGAAAATTTGATGCCAAAGCTCGGTCTCTGTTTGACCCTGTTAAGGAATTTTTAGGTGATCCAGCCATCGTTAATATGAATGGCAAAGAAGTAAAAGCTGAACGTTTTGGAATAAAAAATAATCTGTCGCAAGCAAGGGCCGTTAGTGCGGCGGCAAATGTCTTTGATAGAATGCTCAGCAATTGGGCTGAAGAGAAATCACTTAACCATATTATCTGCTATGCATGCACGCAAATTATTGCAAAAGCTTGGTACAATCTTGATGAAGTGCCAGAAGAATTAATCCCTTTATTAAAAACGGCTGAGTATTATGTTTTTAATCGAGATAAAGTCAGCGACCAAGACTTTGAAAACTTGCGCCAGCAAATTAAGGACTTGAATGATCGTGTCATTTCAGAGCAAGAAGAAAATATTAGAAAAGGGGAGAGCTATCTTACCTATCTTCAAGAAGCACGTGGTAAAAAAAGGCTTGCTGATCTGAATGCATTAGCAGGACTTGTTGTTGAAGGTAATATTACTACCGTTGTCACCGGAGCTTTGTTACAGATTGCGACCAATCAAGAATTACAAAATCGATTACGTGAAGAAATCAAATCCATCAATTTCGATATAGGAAGCCCTGAAGGCTATCAAAAGCTCAAAGAACTGCCACTGTTACATCAAGTTTATCTTGAAACCTTACGCTATTATTCACCCTCGCCTCCAATGGCACGATATGCTTCAAAAGCGGGTACTATCAATGGCGTCCACATCCCTGCACGTTCATATCTGTTTATCCCACTGCGTCGAGTCATGCATGATCCAAAACAATGGTCTCATCCAGAGATCTTTGATCCAAGTCGGCATGAAGCGGGCAGTCGACGACTTAATGAGTTTCCATTAACCCCATTTTCAACGGGGCCGCGGGTTTGCCCAGCTTCATTTGGTTTTGCTGAAGCCATGTTTAAAATCGCGATAGCCAAAATCATTATGAATAATGAATTAACATTAACCTCTCATGCGGATATTGAAACAATCCCGGTTGAGACCAAGGAACCTCGATTTAAGCAAACCTATTTTGTTAAGCTTAACAACCTTGCTCAGAAGGCAGAATCGCAAGCTGAGGTTGATCTGACGCCAACACAGGTTTTAAGGATGAGGGGGGCAACTTCATATAGTCCAAATACCTCAAGCTCATCGACCTTAGAAAACAATACAAAGATCGGTCCTACTCAACAACAAAAACAAGCCTACCGAGTTTAG